A DNA window from Akkermansiaceae bacterium contains the following coding sequences:
- a CDS encoding ADP-ribosylglycohydrolase family protein, producing MSDRTMVMGAFLGDAISLGPHWVYDQDEISRKIVDRERYQDPISPYHPGKKAGDFTHYGDQLLVLLKYVVDAGEFDLTGYAAAWKAYWEDPDTISYKDGSTKGTLANLQAGLPPDRAGAHSHDLSGAGRFAPLFLLRWNDDAALLSAVRQLTAFTHNHPDVIDAAEFFARVALAVKRGEPIPDAIRRVGRDLDGNLKDWLAAAEEHLHAVEGNAAVLKAHGLSCDIDGGFAGVCHLLLRYPDDPAIALVENAMAGGDNAARALILGAIHGAADLTGLLPEHWRGELRAGAEIERLSGSL from the coding sequence ATGTCAGACAGAACCATGGTGATGGGGGCCTTCCTCGGGGATGCGATCAGCCTGGGACCCCACTGGGTCTATGATCAGGATGAGATCTCCCGGAAGATCGTGGACCGCGAACGCTATCAGGATCCCATCTCGCCCTATCATCCCGGAAAAAAGGCGGGGGACTTCACCCACTATGGCGACCAGTTGCTGGTTCTCCTGAAATACGTGGTGGATGCCGGGGAGTTCGACCTGACCGGCTACGCCGCGGCGTGGAAGGCGTATTGGGAGGACCCGGACACCATCAGCTACAAGGACGGCTCCACCAAGGGCACGCTCGCCAACCTGCAGGCCGGGCTGCCACCGGACCGGGCGGGGGCGCACTCGCATGATCTCTCCGGCGCGGGCAGGTTCGCACCGCTGTTTCTCCTCAGATGGAATGATGACGCCGCCTTGCTCTCCGCCGTCAGGCAGCTCACGGCCTTCACCCACAACCATCCGGATGTCATCGACGCGGCGGAGTTTTTCGCCCGGGTGGCGCTGGCGGTGAAGCGGGGGGAACCCATCCCCGATGCCATCCGCAGGGTGGGGCGGGATCTGGACGGGAATCTGAAGGACTGGCTCGCCGCTGCGGAGGAACACCTCCATGCGGTGGAGGGAAATGCCGCCGTCCTCAAGGCCCACGGGCTGAGCTGTGACATCGATGGGGGCTTCGCGGGTGTCTGCCATCTGTTGCTCAGGTACCCGGATGATCCTGCCATCGCCCTGGTGGAGAACGCCATGGCGGGCGGGGATAATGCGGCGCGCGCGCTCATTCTGGGAGCCATCCACGGAGCCGCGGATCTCACCGGCCTCCTGCCTGAGCATTGGCGCGGGGAACTGCGTGCCGGGGCGGAGATCGAACGGCTTTCCGGTTCTCTCTGA
- a CDS encoding NYN domain-containing protein, which produces MSAIPTPSDSIALLIDADNSPAAKVDFIFSELAEHGVVNIRRAYGNWKKPALAGWERVLHQNSIQPMQNFDLVKGKNATDMSLVIDAMDILYTRSVSTFCLVSSDSDFTPLIQRLRADGKQVFGFGGRNTPDPFIASCTRFFYLEDETKEATTRDKPKSDATKQLKGNSKLMSTLRSAVNSAKDEEGWARLGPIGSHIANLGPFDHRTYGFKKLVDLFSAIDLFEVRQEKNGNQTEIFVRLKKGPKKPPAAK; this is translated from the coding sequence ATGTCTGCCATTCCGACCCCATCCGACAGCATCGCCCTTCTCATCGACGCGGATAACTCGCCCGCCGCGAAGGTGGACTTCATCTTTTCCGAACTGGCGGAGCATGGTGTGGTGAACATCCGCCGCGCCTATGGCAACTGGAAGAAGCCCGCCCTCGCCGGGTGGGAGCGCGTGCTGCACCAGAACTCCATCCAGCCGATGCAGAACTTCGACCTGGTGAAGGGAAAGAACGCGACCGACATGTCACTGGTCATCGACGCCATGGACATCCTCTACACCCGTTCCGTGTCCACCTTCTGCCTGGTGTCCTCCGACAGTGACTTCACGCCGCTGATCCAGCGGCTGCGCGCGGATGGGAAGCAGGTCTTCGGCTTCGGCGGGCGGAACACACCGGACCCGTTCATCGCCAGTTGCACGCGGTTCTTTTACCTGGAGGATGAAACCAAGGAGGCCACCACCAGGGACAAGCCGAAGTCGGACGCGACGAAGCAGCTCAAGGGCAACTCCAAGCTCATGAGCACGCTGCGCAGCGCGGTGAACAGCGCGAAGGATGAGGAGGGCTGGGCGCGGCTCGGCCCCATCGGCAGCCACATCGCGAACCTCGGTCCCTTCGACCACCGCACGTATGGTTTCAAGAAACTGGTGGATCTTTTCAGCGCCATCGATCTCTTCGAGGTCCGTCAGGAAAAGAATGGCAACCAGACGGAGATCTTTGTCCGGTTGAAGAAAGGCCCGAAGAAACCTCCGGCGGCGAAATGA
- a CDS encoding nucleoid-associated protein, with protein sequence MSAKIRFTSASATGLVLAKVGHPQRDEPLETSKDVFKVGEEDREGLTAIFLKPFKNLLAHRFSHHTSLEQHEMNVCARTIFADGSTLYEKGCEIAKRLYAKSNHPNIKSGDLCISLIEEIDVDGELRQGICILKSESVVPFLSISTKDGDLHLHTEQGINPEKIDKGCLIIDHLPNKGYYVLTFDRSGTDSRFWVRDFLGVLPVTDPSFLTKNYTNMAVAFLEKEKKEKKASAAAPAAEQDDDLPPWETSGAEKDALTYFEEKESFSLHEFEDEVLKTPDAKKRFAEHRAQVEEEQGQRFDDSFSISKKDVSKVKKKLQQSVMKLDTGVEIRLKPSAVAKADRVLEHGFDEGKKMKFIKVFFNEDLGE encoded by the coding sequence ATGTCCGCAAAGATCCGCTTCACCTCCGCCTCCGCCACCGGTCTCGTCCTCGCCAAAGTCGGCCATCCGCAACGCGATGAACCGCTGGAAACCTCGAAGGACGTTTTCAAGGTCGGGGAGGAGGACCGCGAGGGATTGACCGCCATTTTCCTGAAGCCGTTCAAGAATCTCCTCGCCCACCGTTTCAGCCACCACACCTCGCTGGAACAGCACGAGATGAACGTCTGCGCCCGCACCATCTTCGCGGATGGCTCCACCCTGTATGAAAAGGGCTGCGAGATCGCCAAGCGGCTTTACGCGAAGTCGAACCATCCCAACATCAAGTCCGGCGACCTGTGCATCTCGCTGATCGAGGAAATCGATGTCGATGGCGAGCTGAGGCAGGGCATCTGCATCCTGAAGTCGGAGAGCGTGGTGCCGTTCCTGAGCATCTCGACGAAGGACGGGGACCTGCACCTGCACACGGAGCAGGGGATCAACCCGGAGAAGATCGACAAGGGCTGCCTCATCATCGACCACCTTCCGAACAAGGGCTACTACGTGCTCACTTTCGACCGTTCCGGCACGGACTCCCGCTTCTGGGTGCGGGACTTCCTCGGCGTGCTGCCGGTGACCGACCCGTCATTCCTGACGAAGAACTACACCAACATGGCCGTCGCCTTCCTGGAGAAGGAGAAAAAGGAAAAGAAAGCGTCCGCCGCCGCGCCCGCCGCGGAGCAGGATGACGACCTGCCGCCGTGGGAGACCTCCGGCGCGGAGAAGGATGCCCTGACCTACTTCGAGGAAAAGGAGTCGTTCAGCCTCCACGAGTTCGAGGACGAGGTGCTGAAGACCCCGGATGCGAAGAAGCGTTTCGCCGAGCACCGCGCCCAGGTGGAGGAGGAACAGGGCCAGCGTTTCGACGACTCGTTCTCCATTTCCAAGAAGGACGTCAGCAAGGTGAAGAAGAAGCTCCAGCAGTCCGTGATGAAACTGGACACCGGCGTGGAGATCCGCCTGAAGCCGTCCGCCGTCGCAAAGGCGGACCGCGTGCTGGAACACGGCTTCGACGAAGGGAAGAAGATGAAATTCATCAAGGTCTTCTTCAACGAGGATCTGGGGGAGTGA
- a CDS encoding SDR family oxidoreductase codes for MFDLTGRTALVTGASRGLGERFAITLAKAGADLVVTSRSIESLQKITAEVEALGRKCTPVVLDVGSFESIQEAVANVKAKVEKIDILVNNAGCNVRKPATEITWDDWNLVLDTNLRGTFFVAQQVAKEFMIPAGYGRIINIGSVTCVAGYAGLGPYCASRGGSKQLTMSLADDWGVHGITVNCLAPGWFKTAQNAVMYENEEWVEYLSDRIPLKRPGATGDLDGPVVFLSSEESRYITGQLLLVDGGISVGATRALPKKK; via the coding sequence ATGTTCGACCTCACAGGACGCACCGCCCTTGTCACCGGAGCCAGCCGCGGGCTGGGTGAACGCTTTGCCATCACGCTGGCGAAAGCCGGAGCCGATCTCGTCGTCACCAGCCGCAGCATCGAGTCGCTGCAGAAGATCACCGCGGAGGTGGAGGCGCTGGGGCGCAAGTGCACTCCCGTCGTCCTCGATGTCGGCTCGTTCGAGAGCATCCAGGAAGCCGTCGCGAACGTGAAGGCGAAGGTGGAGAAGATCGACATCCTGGTGAACAACGCGGGCTGCAACGTGCGCAAGCCCGCCACGGAGATCACCTGGGACGACTGGAACCTGGTGCTGGACACCAACCTGCGCGGCACTTTTTTCGTCGCCCAGCAGGTGGCGAAGGAATTCATGATCCCGGCGGGCTATGGCCGCATCATCAACATCGGCTCCGTCACCTGCGTGGCCGGTTACGCGGGTCTCGGCCCGTATTGCGCCAGCCGCGGCGGCAGCAAGCAGCTCACCATGAGCCTGGCGGATGACTGGGGCGTCCACGGCATCACCGTGAACTGCCTGGCTCCGGGATGGTTCAAGACGGCGCAGAATGCCGTGATGTATGAGAACGAGGAATGGGTGGAGTACCTCAGCGACCGCATCCCCCTCAAGCGTCCCGGCGCGACCGGCGATCTCGACGGCCCCGTCGTGTTCCTTTCCTCCGAGGAGAGCCGCTACATCACCGGCCAGCTCCTGCTGGTGGACGGCGGTATTTCCGTCGGCGCCACCCGCGCACTGCCGAAGAAGAAGTGA
- a CDS encoding galactitol-1-phosphate 5-dehydrogenase, whose amino-acid sequence MKALLLTAPSTFEFTEFPTPTPGNGEVLIDIQACGVCGSDIHGMDGRSGRRIPPIVMGHEAAGIVSALGEGVTDWKVGDRITWDSTEFCGDCPECGAGNFNLCANRKVLGVSCGDYRRHGCFAEKVVLPTRILHRIPDTLSFEKAAFAEPVAIALHAVNLAPAITDEPAVVVGAGLIGLLVIQSLKARGWAEVIAVDLDDSRLELAKKLGASHAFNAKQENLAATIKELCGGDGAATSFEVVGAAAPIDLAIRSLRKGGTAVLVGNLQPSVPFPLQDVVTRQISVKGSCACAGEYPEAIQRIEDGSISVEPLLSASVPLSEGGDWFARLAKNTEGLLKVVLKP is encoded by the coding sequence ATGAAAGCTCTCCTTCTGACCGCACCATCGACTTTCGAGTTCACCGAGTTCCCGACGCCCACGCCCGGCAACGGCGAGGTGCTCATCGACATCCAGGCCTGCGGGGTCTGCGGCAGTGACATCCACGGCATGGACGGCCGCAGTGGCCGCCGCATCCCGCCGATCGTGATGGGCCATGAGGCTGCCGGTATCGTCTCCGCGCTGGGCGAGGGCGTGACCGACTGGAAGGTGGGCGACCGCATCACCTGGGATTCCACGGAGTTCTGCGGCGATTGTCCCGAGTGCGGGGCGGGGAATTTCAACCTGTGCGCGAACCGGAAGGTGCTGGGCGTTTCCTGCGGCGACTACCGCCGCCACGGCTGCTTCGCGGAAAAGGTCGTGCTGCCTACCCGCATCCTGCACCGCATCCCGGACACCCTCAGCTTTGAGAAAGCCGCCTTCGCCGAGCCGGTCGCCATCGCCCTGCATGCGGTGAACCTGGCACCGGCCATCACGGATGAGCCTGCCGTCGTGGTGGGCGCGGGCCTCATCGGCCTGCTGGTCATCCAGTCGCTGAAGGCCCGTGGATGGGCGGAGGTCATCGCTGTGGATCTGGACGACTCCCGCCTGGAACTGGCGAAGAAACTCGGAGCCAGCCATGCCTTCAACGCGAAGCAGGAAAACCTCGCCGCCACCATCAAGGAGCTCTGCGGCGGAGACGGCGCGGCCACTTCCTTCGAGGTCGTGGGTGCCGCTGCTCCCATCGATCTGGCCATCCGCTCCCTGCGCAAGGGCGGCACCGCGGTCCTTGTCGGGAACCTCCAGCCGAGCGTGCCATTCCCGCTCCAGGATGTGGTGACGCGCCAGATCTCCGTGAAGGGTTCCTGCGCGTGTGCAGGCGAGTATCCGGAGGCGATCCAACGCATCGAGGACGGCTCCATTTCCGTCGAGCCGCTGCTCAGCGCGTCCGTCCCGCTTTCCGAAGGCGGCGACTGGTTCGCCCGTCTGGCGAAGAACACCGAAGGCCTGCTCAAGGTCGTGCTGAAACCCTGA
- a CDS encoding ABC transporter ATP-binding protein translates to MPLLDVRHLTTRFHTRNGVVHAVEDVSFTVEKGQTLGIVGESGSGKSVTCYSLLGLIPQPPGRIHSGEAIFDKTDLLKASDDQLRKIRGKRISMIFQDPMTSLNPYMKISAQLTEPLALHENLTGKPALHRAIQALEEVGIPNAEERIHSYPHEFSGGMRQRVMIAMALITRPELLICDEPTTALDVTVQKQVLDLIRDRQRKLGTAVVFITHDLAVVSEMCDHINVMYAGRIIESAPKAELFRNPLHAYTRSLLKSIPAAQPKGEPLYTIPGLPPDMSNPPAGCSFQPRNRIGNPDLCLKTVPPLSEITAGHYAQDCPGCLAR, encoded by the coding sequence ATGCCGCTCCTCGACGTACGCCACCTCACCACCCGGTTCCACACGCGAAATGGCGTCGTCCATGCGGTGGAGGATGTTTCCTTCACCGTGGAGAAAGGGCAGACGCTCGGCATCGTCGGTGAGTCCGGGTCGGGGAAAAGCGTCACCTGCTACTCCCTGCTGGGCCTGATCCCGCAGCCTCCCGGTCGCATCCACTCCGGCGAGGCGATCTTTGACAAGACGGACCTCCTCAAGGCCTCCGATGACCAGCTCCGGAAGATCCGCGGCAAGCGCATCTCGATGATCTTCCAGGACCCGATGACCTCGCTGAATCCCTACATGAAGATCAGCGCACAGCTCACCGAACCGCTGGCCCTGCATGAAAATCTCACGGGAAAACCCGCGCTGCACCGGGCGATCCAAGCGCTGGAGGAAGTGGGCATCCCGAATGCGGAGGAACGCATCCATTCCTACCCGCACGAATTTTCCGGCGGCATGCGCCAGCGCGTGATGATCGCCATGGCCCTCATCACCCGGCCGGAACTCCTCATCTGCGATGAGCCGACGACCGCGCTGGACGTCACCGTGCAGAAGCAGGTGCTGGACCTCATCCGCGACCGCCAGCGGAAGCTGGGCACCGCCGTGGTCTTCATCACGCACGACCTCGCCGTGGTGTCGGAGATGTGCGACCACATCAATGTGATGTATGCCGGGCGCATCATCGAGAGCGCGCCGAAGGCCGAGCTGTTCCGCAACCCGCTGCACGCCTACACGCGCTCCCTGCTGAAATCCATCCCCGCCGCCCAGCCGAAGGGGGAACCGCTCTACACCATCCCCGGCCTGCCGCCGGACATGAGCAACCCGCCCGCCGGTTGTTCCTTCCAGCCGCGCAACCGCATCGGGAATCCGGACCTCTGCCTGAAGACCGTCCCGCCGCTCAGCGAGATCACCGCCGGACACTACGCCCAGGACTGCCCCGGGTGCCTGGCCCGGTGA
- a CDS encoding NUDIX hydrolase: MSNLLEFARELAAIGQAGITYSKDPYDRERFVRLREMAGELLALPDYSPDFKWPDEIGYDTPKVDVRAVVFRGSEILLIKEAATGLWTLPGGWADVNISPAENAEKECREESGYIVKASRVVSVIDKERAGYAPNANAIYKIFFLCDLIGGEPTTSHESLGVGFFDIDALPPLDLHRGREVDIRDAYARHLDPTLPPVFN; the protein is encoded by the coding sequence GTGAGCAATCTGTTGGAATTCGCGCGGGAGCTGGCGGCCATCGGCCAGGCGGGGATCACTTATTCGAAGGATCCGTATGACCGGGAACGCTTCGTGCGGCTGCGGGAGATGGCGGGGGAGTTGCTGGCGCTGCCGGACTACTCGCCGGATTTCAAATGGCCGGACGAGATCGGTTACGACACGCCGAAAGTGGATGTGCGGGCGGTGGTGTTCCGCGGCAGCGAGATCCTGCTCATCAAGGAGGCGGCCACCGGCCTGTGGACGCTGCCCGGCGGATGGGCGGACGTGAACATCTCCCCGGCGGAGAATGCGGAAAAGGAATGCCGGGAGGAAAGCGGCTACATCGTGAAGGCCTCGCGCGTCGTTTCCGTCATCGACAAGGAACGCGCCGGCTACGCGCCGAATGCGAATGCCATCTACAAGATCTTCTTCCTCTGCGACCTCATCGGCGGCGAACCGACGACCAGCCATGAAAGCCTCGGCGTGGGGTTCTTCGACATCGACGCGCTGCCGCCGCTGGACCTCCACCGCGGGCGGGAAGTCGATATCCGCGACGCCTACGCCCGCCACTTGGATCCCACGCTGCCGCCTGTTTTCAACTGA
- a CDS encoding ABC transporter ATP-binding protein, with amino-acid sequence MKEEPQEDVFSDRIDFRLWGRLFRHALPHRRLLVPLAASAILIAICDASFALVTRWAVDTVVAGGGVESLRLPAVAYGVLAVALAGGVWLFINSAGGLSNNMSHDIRKEAFQRLQELELAYFDHRPTGWLISRLTSDCDKLARIISWGTLDLLWAFCLVLLIAVVLLVLHPVLGLLVLSVVPPLVVISAVFQKKLLLSSRETRKYNSLITASFAESLQGLRTSKSLVRERENAAEFQIQSTAMYEVSIRNALQSAVYIPIVLTLGSVAAGIALWRGGSHVMAGTLTLGTLVAFITYAGQFFNPINQIAQTLVNMQGAQAAGERVLSLLATVPGIRDSDDVKARLEKWSDPQSRAAGMAPDGHPARIGRIAFDKVAFSYETGEQVLDGFDLVVEAGQTIALVGASGGGKSTIVNLAARFYEPTGGRITVDGIDLRERSLAWYHSNLGIVLQSPHLFSGTVRENIRYGRPSASDREVEEAAGKVNADAFIRALENGYDTDVGEGGNRLSTGQKQLISFARALLADPQIFIMDEATSSIDTETERLIQQGLETIFHGRISFVIAHRLSTIRGADRILVIEKGRILESGSHRELMAAKGHYHALYTRQLLQEKRESVVGPVASVI; translated from the coding sequence ATGAAAGAAGAACCCCAGGAAGATGTGTTCAGCGACCGGATCGACTTCCGGCTGTGGGGCAGGCTGTTCCGTCACGCCCTGCCGCACCGCAGGCTGCTGGTGCCGCTGGCGGCGTCCGCCATCCTCATCGCCATCTGCGACGCGAGCTTCGCGCTCGTCACCCGCTGGGCCGTGGACACCGTGGTGGCGGGTGGCGGCGTCGAGTCCCTGCGGCTGCCCGCAGTAGCGTATGGCGTGCTGGCCGTGGCGCTGGCCGGAGGAGTGTGGCTTTTCATCAACTCCGCCGGCGGACTGTCGAACAACATGAGCCACGACATCCGCAAGGAGGCGTTCCAGCGGTTGCAGGAACTGGAGCTGGCGTACTTCGACCACCGGCCCACCGGTTGGCTCATCTCCCGCCTGACCTCCGACTGTGACAAGCTCGCGCGGATCATTTCCTGGGGCACCCTGGACCTGCTGTGGGCGTTCTGCCTGGTTCTGCTCATCGCGGTGGTGCTGCTGGTCCTGCATCCGGTGCTGGGGCTGCTGGTGCTGTCCGTGGTGCCGCCGCTGGTGGTCATCAGCGCCGTGTTCCAGAAAAAGCTGCTGCTGAGTTCCCGCGAGACGCGGAAATACAACTCGCTCATCACCGCTTCCTTCGCGGAGTCCCTGCAGGGCCTGCGGACCAGCAAGTCGCTGGTGCGCGAGCGGGAGAACGCGGCGGAGTTCCAGATCCAGTCCACGGCCATGTATGAGGTGTCCATCCGCAACGCGCTGCAGTCCGCGGTCTATATCCCCATCGTGCTCACGCTGGGCAGTGTGGCGGCGGGCATCGCCCTGTGGCGTGGTGGCTCCCACGTGATGGCGGGCACGCTGACGCTGGGCACGCTGGTCGCGTTCATCACGTATGCCGGACAGTTCTTCAATCCCATCAACCAGATCGCGCAGACGCTGGTCAACATGCAGGGCGCGCAGGCGGCGGGGGAGCGCGTGCTCAGCCTGCTGGCCACGGTGCCCGGCATCCGCGACAGCGATGATGTGAAAGCACGGCTGGAGAAATGGAGCGATCCGCAGAGCCGTGCGGCTGGCATGGCACCGGACGGTCATCCCGCCCGCATCGGCAGGATCGCGTTCGACAAAGTCGCGTTTTCCTATGAGACCGGGGAGCAGGTGCTGGATGGCTTTGACCTGGTGGTGGAGGCCGGGCAGACCATCGCCCTGGTCGGCGCGAGCGGTGGTGGAAAGAGCACCATCGTCAACCTCGCCGCACGCTTCTATGAGCCGACGGGCGGACGCATCACCGTGGACGGCATCGACCTGCGGGAGCGCTCGCTCGCGTGGTATCACTCGAACCTCGGCATCGTCCTCCAGAGTCCGCACCTGTTCAGCGGGACGGTGCGCGAGAACATCCGCTACGGCCGTCCGTCCGCCTCCGACCGGGAGGTGGAGGAGGCGGCCGGAAAGGTAAATGCGGACGCCTTCATCCGCGCGCTGGAGAACGGCTATGACACGGACGTGGGGGAGGGCGGCAACCGTCTTTCCACCGGGCAGAAGCAGCTCATCTCCTTCGCCCGCGCGCTGCTGGCGGATCCGCAGATCTTCATCATGGATGAGGCGACTTCCTCAATCGACACGGAGACGGAGCGGCTGATCCAGCAAGGGCTGGAGACCATCTTCCACGGACGCATCAGCTTTGTCATCGCCCACCGGCTGTCCACCATCCGAGGGGCGGACCGCATCCTGGTGATCGAGAAAGGACGCATCCTGGAAAGCGGCAGCCACCGGGAGTTGATGGCGGCGAAGGGCCACTACCACGCGCTCTACACCCGGCAGTTGCTCCAGGAAAAGCGGGAAAGTGTCGTGGGGCCGGTGGCTTCCGTGATATGA
- a CDS encoding ABC transporter ATP-binding protein, whose protein sequence is MTPTPPKPDRQEGRRAAVLLWKLMHGFRGRYAKAIIALFFFTGINYMTPLVAGATIDFALSGKAADGGLKGWIIGLLGGADFVSGRLWLPALVMVALTVVAGGFSYLKGRFAAEASDGIARRLKDRLYDHLQRLPVSYHDRAETGDLIQRCTSDVETLRLALSVQVVDISNALLLLLTAVPVMVMLDGRMTLISFALVVPIILFGYFYVGRVKHLFREMAEAEGVVTKTVQENLTGLRVVRAFARQEFEVAKFAVPNADYRDRSLRLLKLMAWYWSISDLVVIIQQGLALFAGAWFISRGTLSVGTLFTFIMFLNMLLWPVRQMGRTLTDLGKSVVALNRMGEILSVPEESKPAGDGEPEGPVLGRIQATEVVFAHGGESAAVNGISFTVEPGETLAIVGPSGSGKSTLFHLLLRLYDPESGAITFDGRDVGGLDRQWLRSQFGVVMQEPFLYSKTIGENIRFGRSSAGDEDIRQAARLADIHDTISGFSNDYSTLVGERGVTLSGGQRQRVALARALVRDAPVLLLDDALSAVDAETEATILDALRGRHGRKTTLVIAHRLSTLMHADRVIVLTEGRIIQQGTHAALLAEEGLYRRLWEIQTSTEEETTPDGATHSTP, encoded by the coding sequence ATGACCCCAACTCCTCCGAAACCCGACCGCCAGGAAGGCAGGCGTGCCGCCGTCCTGTTGTGGAAGCTCATGCATGGTTTCCGCGGGCGCTATGCGAAGGCGATCATCGCGTTGTTCTTCTTCACGGGCATCAACTACATGACGCCGCTGGTGGCCGGTGCGACCATCGACTTCGCGCTTTCCGGAAAGGCGGCGGATGGCGGGCTGAAAGGATGGATCATCGGGCTGCTCGGCGGAGCTGACTTCGTGTCCGGCCGGCTGTGGCTGCCCGCGCTGGTGATGGTGGCGCTGACGGTCGTCGCGGGCGGGTTCAGCTACCTGAAGGGCCGCTTCGCGGCGGAGGCTTCGGATGGCATTGCCCGGCGGCTGAAGGACCGGCTCTACGACCACCTGCAGCGGCTCCCTGTTTCCTACCATGACCGTGCGGAGACGGGCGATCTGATCCAGCGCTGCACCTCGGACGTGGAGACGCTGCGCCTCGCGCTGTCCGTGCAGGTGGTGGACATCAGCAACGCGCTGCTGCTGCTGCTCACCGCGGTGCCGGTGATGGTGATGCTGGACGGACGGATGACGCTCATTTCCTTCGCCCTGGTGGTGCCCATCATCCTCTTCGGCTATTTCTATGTGGGCCGGGTGAAGCACCTGTTCCGGGAAATGGCGGAGGCGGAGGGCGTGGTGACAAAGACGGTGCAGGAAAACCTGACCGGCCTGCGTGTGGTGCGCGCCTTCGCCCGGCAGGAGTTCGAGGTGGCGAAGTTCGCCGTGCCGAACGCGGACTACCGTGACCGCAGCCTGCGGCTGCTGAAGTTGATGGCGTGGTACTGGTCCATCTCCGATCTGGTCGTGATCATCCAGCAGGGTCTGGCGCTGTTCGCGGGTGCGTGGTTCATTTCCCGGGGCACGCTTTCGGTGGGGACGCTGTTCACGTTCATCATGTTCCTCAACATGCTGCTGTGGCCGGTGCGGCAGATGGGCCGGACGCTGACGGATCTGGGCAAGTCGGTGGTGGCGCTGAACCGCATGGGTGAAATCCTTTCCGTGCCGGAGGAGTCGAAGCCCGCAGGGGATGGTGAGCCGGAGGGGCCGGTGCTGGGCCGCATCCAGGCGACGGAAGTCGTCTTCGCCCACGGCGGGGAGTCCGCCGCGGTGAATGGTATTTCCTTCACCGTGGAACCAGGGGAGACGCTGGCGATCGTGGGGCCATCCGGTTCCGGAAAGTCCACGCTCTTCCACCTGCTGCTGCGGTTGTACGACCCGGAGTCCGGAGCCATCACCTTCGACGGGCGGGACGTCGGCGGGCTGGACCGCCAGTGGCTGCGTTCCCAGTTCGGCGTGGTGATGCAGGAGCCCTTCCTCTACTCGAAGACCATCGGTGAGAACATCCGCTTCGGCAGGAGCAGCGCGGGGGATGAGGACATCCGGCAGGCCGCCCGGCTGGCGGACATCCATGACACGATCTCCGGCTTCTCCAACGACTACTCGACGCTCGTCGGCGAGCGGGGCGTGACCCTCTCCGGCGGCCAGAGGCAGCGGGTGGCGCTGGCACGCGCGCTGGTGAGGGACGCACCCGTGCTGCTGCTGGACGACGCGCTGAGCGCCGTGGACGCGGAGACGGAGGCCACCATCCTCGACGCGCTGCGCGGCCGCCATGGGCGGAAGACCACACTGGTCATCGCCCACCGGCTTTCCACCCTCATGCACGCGGACCGCGTCATCGTCCTGACGGAGGGCCGCATCATCCAGCAGGGCACCCATGCGGCGCTGCTGGCGGAGGAGGGCCTCTACCGCAGGTTGTGGGAGATCCAGACCTCCACCGAAGAAGAAACGACGCCGGATGGCGCGACCCATTCCACACCATGA
- the msrB gene encoding peptide-methionine (R)-S-oxide reductase MsrB, translated as MKSARRLTALIFSLAILSCHAEEAKMETAKEAPAEPTGKVEKTDEEWKKQLTPEQYRILRQAGTEPANGAVYKEFKHQGEGAYHCAGCGALLFSSKEKFDSKCGWPSFYDPAKAQNVKTKKDLAHGMIRTEVVCAKCDGHLGHVFHGEGFNTPTDKRYCINGVGLVFVPAKKDGEEKKEEKKP; from the coding sequence ATGAAATCCGCCCGCAGACTCACCGCCCTGATTTTCTCGCTTGCGATCCTTTCCTGCCACGCTGAAGAAGCAAAGATGGAAACGGCCAAGGAAGCTCCTGCGGAACCCACCGGCAAGGTCGAGAAGACCGACGAGGAGTGGAAGAAGCAACTCACTCCGGAGCAGTACCGCATCCTCCGCCAGGCCGGGACGGAACCTGCCAACGGCGCGGTGTACAAGGAGTTCAAGCACCAGGGGGAGGGTGCCTACCACTGTGCAGGGTGCGGTGCGCTGCTTTTTTCCTCGAAGGAGAAGTTCGATTCCAAGTGCGGCTGGCCGTCTTTCTATGACCCGGCCAAGGCGCAGAACGTGAAGACAAAGAAGGACCTCGCCCACGGCATGATCCGCACCGAAGTGGTGTGCGCGAAGTGCGACGGCCACCTCGGCCACGTCTTCCATGGCGAGGGTTTCAACACCCCCACCGACAAGCGTTACTGCATCAACGGCGTCGGCCTTGTGTTCGTGCCTGCCAAAAAAGACGGCGAAGAGAAGAAGGAAGAGAAGAAGCCCTGA